The DNA segment TACTGTAGTGATGATTCGAATGCATCGTCATTGCGGAGAATGGAGTATTGTGATTTCTACTGTAGTAACTTGCCACGCAATGTCCACAACTTCTGAATCTTCCAGTGTCAGGTGAGGATTTTGTTGGATCCGCACCTGTTTTCAAGAGATCCTAAACTTGGACAGTTTTGGGCCGTATTTCTGACAAGAACTTTCGTCTTCCTCGAAGTGCGTGAGCTGCTTCCGTAGCATAGTGGTAGTGCGTTCGCTTCGTAAGCGAAAGGTCGCGAGTTCGATCCTCGCCGGGAGCTCgatccctttcttttttttgtcagtCTTGTTCATAGTAGCCACTCATTCTGTTACAGGCAGTCATGATTTGCCCCAAAACACAACTTTCAGAAGCCATGGTAAGAATGGCAGCCAAAACAATTTTTCACTGCCTTAACTTCTATCCATTGAAATATTGGTCACAGGCAGTCACATGACCCGTACATTTTGTCCAAAACGCAACTTTCAGAAGCCATGGTAAGAATGCCAGCCAAAACAATTTTTCCAATTGCCTTGCAGTTTATAATATTTATCCATTCAAAATACGAATTTGTATTTACATCATATACCATGCTGCCGGCAGTTTATATTTTACATCAACGTTTATATTTTACATCAACCCTTCAACAAAAGAACAAGAAACATGCTGATCTCATCCATGAAGAGATTGACCCAGAAGAGGCATGCTCATATTTCCTTACATAAGGGGGAAAACAACACAAAAAAGAACCCACAGCAATTGGCACTCCATTCGCTTGTGAAGTGTACTTGACTTCCCAGTTCTTTCAGAGCATATAGCAGACGAATCCTTCATATtatgcaccattcctggatttGGCTGTGCCAGGTAACCTAAGCTGCTCacataaacaacaaaaaaacTGAACAAGTTCAGCGTTGTTTGTAGGTTCGGAATTGTTCGGCTACCCTGTTAGCCTTTACAAGTTTACCCAACAAGATGAAATAAAACTATAAACTAGGAAAATGAACAATAGCGAAATTGTGTAGGATAGGAAACAGAGGCAACTGGTGACTGACCTTGGACCTTCTTGTGTTCACCGGCACAGGATCCTTCTTCAGTGGTTTGTACGCAAAGGACTCGAGATCAATCACTGGCGGGGGTGAGATGGGTTTAACAGTACCTATGGGAGCACTTGCAGCCTTGACATGGAAACAAATAACACCATTAAGCATTTGCTAGTTTTCTAAATGTATTTGACAAGAAGGATATAAACCTGGGGACATAAAGAAGTCATACCTGATCCTTCGACGGTCCATGCTTGACATGCAGAAGATTATCAAACAAAAGTACCTTCATTTGaacaaatatagtaattagTTAATGTGGAGATAGCATTCAATTACAAGATTCAACAAAAATATGCCCAAGTACCTTATCACAAAATTGTTGATTTGACGAATCAGTTGCAACAACTTGTGCTCCAAGGGTTGTGACACAGGCGTTTTTGCAAGAGCAAGTCTGACAAGTTACTGGCTTGTACACACATCCATCCTTTTCAGACCAAAAACTAGAATTATGAGCAGAACCTTCATTGCTCAAGTTGCCAAGCATCATCTTGTTCACGGAAGATACATTGCACACCATCACTTTTATCTTCAAGGGTGGTGATGCCAAAAAATCTTTTCCTGGAAGGATATCTGCTGATGGTCCATGTCTCCAAAGATATGTCAAGTAAAATTTTGAGGACAAAGACGATGAGCATGAAACAAGAAAGCCATCCTCTTGTAATCCAAGTGCTGTTTTGCATCTAGCGCAACAAATGAAAAGCTTCTCCTGCGTAGATTCCCTCGATGGGAACTCTGCAAGCTTGCTGTTTCTTTCAACCTTAACATTTTCACATCTTGACATTTTCATACTCTTGCAACACACTCCGTCAGTTCTCAGATCTCCAGGCAACATGCTTACATCACAACCACCATGTAAGTAGGGTTTGCTTGGAGAACATGAACGCTCTGTGTAGGTACAGCAGCTCATAGGGGAGCTTAACTTTCTCCTTTTCTGGCAGTGGGAATTCACACTTCTGTTAGTCCAAGATTCATGCTCCAAATGACTAATGCTACCTGATCTTTCAGGAGTAGCTGCCGATGTGGACACACAAGAAATGTTTCTGTTAGCAGCTGAAAGCGAAATGGGCAGATCTAAAACCGGATCTCCTTCATTCATCACTGTAGAGGCGTTTTCCCCATTTCGGTTACTGGGACTAGCAATTGGCACCTCTGCATAAGTTTCTTCCATAACAGTAGATTGTTGTGTTATGTGTTCTGAAGGATTAAAGATAGTTAACTTCGCATACCTGCAAATTACAGAAAGGCTAAATGAGAATTGGGTTAACTATTAAGTAAAAATatgactgactgactgactaTAAATTACCGTGGCTTAGTATCACACTCTTCCAAGTCAATGAAGTTTATATTTACTTCATAATTTGTCCCATTATCTGCTTCACCTTCTAAATTATATTGAACTTTGTACGAGGGAGGGAGTTGGCATGCCATTGGCACATTTTCTGGTTCTGGGGAGATTTGTTTCTTTACTAAACCAGAATGTTTTGAAGAGATATGCCATGACTCTGATGATGTATCAGACAACTTCATACGGTCAACTCCTGCACCATCAATGTGGCTTTCACTCTTAACATCCTTATTATTTTGCAGTACTGTCTGGTTTGAGAAATTTGGTTCTGGCCATGGCAGCTTTCTTTTATCGCCTTGAGATGGGAGTACACAAGCATCCAACCTGTCCTTAGGGGACACACCTTGAGCTTTGATTTTTATTTGTTCCTGTAGAAATTGCCATGGTGTTTAAATAGCCTGTtcacatataaaaaaatcagGTGAGTAATAACTACATACCTCAGCATTTTGAAAAAACCTTGTCAATCCATCCATTGTCTCCTGGAAAGTACCACAATTCCTAATTGAATTCCTAAGCCATTTAGAAATATACACAATATTTCTTTCTTCCTGATAACGCTCATCTGTACAAATAGCATGATGAGTAAGAATCAATAACTACATATTGCAAGCACTGAAGTAGTGGAATCAGTCAAATATGAAAGCTTGAGAATCAAACATGGAACAAATGACATACCAATCAAAATTATCCCTCCATAATCAAATTTATGGCGAATGCATCGACCTAGAAAAATGAAAGGATAGAAACAAATCATTTTAAACATATTAACCGAAGTACCTGCGCTGCAGGTAAATAAGCAGATAAAATAGAGCATCACACCTGCAGCTTGATTCAGAGCACGAAATGCTTGATGGCAGTACCATTCATTCCCACTCAACAAATCTTTTGATGATTTGTATGAATCATTATATCTCTTTTTGAGCTTTACTTGAACGTCATTTCTGGTCCATGTTGAATTAAATTGATTAGTACAGCACAAGACATTGAGATTATCCATAGAAGAAAAATGAGGACTTACATATTTGGAAATGGAATGCCAACAATAACCTTATGCCTTGGTCAAGGAAACTGCTGGATATATGTAATAATTACAAATACTGTACTCTTTGCTATTACCAATCATGATAGATATTACAGGGAAGTAGGGGAAAAAGTTTACATTCTCTCTGGTGCATAAAAAACATATGAGAAAACAAAGGATACCACAACTCTAGCTTTGTCATCAGAGAAGTCAATCCCCTCAGATACctgaaaataatgaaaataaaagGTAAGCACATAACATAAGCTGATGACAGTAGGTAGCACATGGTGTACAAACGAAAAATTAAATTAGGGTTCAAGcaggtgcataaatttattaataCAAGTGAAGGAATGGAATTAGCACCTTTCCACGACAAACTGCAAGAAAAGCAGCACCTCCTTTAGCAGACTCCTGTGATGAATCCTTTGTCACTcgatttttcacaatttgttTTGCACCACCTCTGCCTTTCTTTGGGGGAGCCTTGCCAAGGATTGCGTTGTAATATCCTTTTAGGACAGGCTCAAGTTCCTCGGTACTTCCTCTAGGCTCTGAAAGAATTGAATATTACATAAGTAAAAATGGAGGAAGCTTCTAATGTCCTTGGTACTGCCTTCTAGAATTTTAAGAAGTCCTGGACAAAACCTTACCAACGCATACATGCTTTTGAGCCTCCAATCGTGCCCATTGACCTGTCTGATACCAGCGCCTTTGAAGTTTCTCCAGCAAATTGTAGCTAGGAAAAAACACAAGAGCACCACCAGGCACTACTCTGCATATTTCTTCTAGTGTAGCTCCAAGTTCATCCTGTATAAATGCAAAAGGAACTCTGGATCATATGACTGTATCAGCTT comes from the Oryza glaberrima chromosome 9, OglaRS2, whole genome shotgun sequence genome and includes:
- the LOC127784398 gene encoding uncharacterized protein LOC127784398: MGAAAADEDFANPPPPARAPGGRVYQVGGVPVEFPYKPYGTQLAFMGRVIATLDRARRQGRSHALLESPTGTGKSLSLLCSALAWQRHYPLRAPPAAAAAAAPDPFLHGGGFVPDDTQKQATPGVPEKATRKKNVPTIYYATRTHAQITQVVREYRKTSYRVRMAILASRKHYCVNKNVCMSGNIDELCKSLLDDSAQGCPEYKNAQKLSRHPSLQIGGCYEVHDIEDLVRVGRKAKGCPYFAAQTMAEAAQLVFCPYNYLISPIVRRAMDIDIRGSIIVLDEAHNIEDIARDAGSFDVDEESLLFLRQELEGLVTDEAVAKIYEPLHEVIQGLNGWIDEQGNNLQKNEFEHPASFWTGEEAMKELKYAGITPVNFPVLQECATKAIKAASDAESEGVHLSGGSAMTLESLFSSLSYFFAENGRHSNDYQLALQRFAKCEGNSVTSFIGWKCVMSLWCLNPAVVFRDIADLTLSVILTSGTLSPMGSFASELGVQFEACMEAPHVINADSQVFATVLSSGPTGRRLNASYRTANEYSFQDELGATLEEICRVVPGGALVFFPSYNLLEKLQRRWYQTGQWARLEAQKHVCVEPRGSTEELEPVLKGYYNAILGKAPPKKGRGGAKQIVKNRVTKDSSQESAKGGAAFLAVCRGKVSEGIDFSDDKARVVVIVGIPFPNINDVQVKLKKRYNDSYKSSKDLLSGNEWYCHQAFRALNQAAGRCIRHKFDYGGIILIDERYQEERNIVYISKWLRNSIRNCGTFQETMDGLTRFFQNAEEQIKIKAQGVSPKDRLDACVLPSQGDKRKLPWPEPNFSNQTVLQNNKDVKSESHIDGAGVDRMKLSDTSSESWHISSKHSGLVKKQISPEPENVPMACQLPPSYKVQYNLEGEADNGTNYEVNINFIDLEECDTKPRYAKLTIFNPSEHITQQSTVMEETYAEVPIASPSNRNGENASTVMNEGDPVLDLPISLSAANRNISCVSTSAATPERSGSISHLEHESWTNRSVNSHCQKRRKLSSPMSCCTYTERSCSPSKPYLHGGCDVSMLPGDLRTDGVCCKSMKMSRCENVKVERNSKLAEFPSRESTQEKLFICCARCKTALGLQEDGFLVSCSSSLSSKFYLTYLWRHGPSADILPGKDFLASPPLKIKVMVCNVSSVNKMMLGNLSNEGSAHNSSFWSEKDGCVYKPVTCQTCSCKNACVTTLGAQVVATDSSNQQFCDKVLLFDNLLHVKHGPSKDQAASAPIGTVKPISPPPVIDLESFAYKPLKKDPVPVNTRRSKLRLPGTAKSRNGA